A single genomic interval of Methylocystis sp. IM3 harbors:
- a CDS encoding cyclase family protein encodes MRRRITGAILAAMAASVGYGGARAQTIDLAASKVIDLSHPYDANTVYWPTEPTGFQLKQEHKGLTKGGFFYYSNTFCSPEHGGTHIDAPMHFAENHWTNAEIPLDRLIRPAVVIDISEKASKNRDYALSPADVQEWEKNNGRIPDGAIVLLRTGWSARWPHRKAYLGDDTPGVATNLHFPAFGPEAATLLVSDRHVSMIGLDTASIDIGPSQDFMVHRIVSAANVPGLENLANLDQLPATGAVVMAMPMKIAQGSGAPARVIAFAPR; translated from the coding sequence ATGAGGCGCAGGATTACGGGAGCGATTCTAGCGGCGATGGCGGCTAGCGTGGGCTACGGCGGCGCACGGGCGCAGACCATCGATCTCGCCGCCTCGAAGGTTATCGACCTCAGCCACCCCTACGACGCCAATACTGTTTACTGGCCGACGGAACCCACTGGCTTCCAGCTCAAGCAAGAGCACAAGGGTCTGACCAAAGGCGGCTTTTTCTACTATTCGAACACATTCTGCTCACCCGAGCATGGCGGCACACATATAGACGCGCCGATGCATTTCGCTGAGAATCATTGGACGAATGCCGAGATTCCGCTCGACAGGCTCATACGTCCCGCCGTTGTAATCGACATTTCGGAAAAGGCGTCGAAGAACAGAGACTATGCGCTGAGCCCTGCCGATGTGCAGGAGTGGGAAAAAAACAACGGTCGCATCCCGGACGGAGCGATCGTCCTGCTCCGAACAGGCTGGAGCGCACGCTGGCCGCACCGCAAGGCCTATCTCGGCGATGACACACCCGGAGTGGCCACGAACCTCCATTTTCCCGCCTTCGGACCCGAGGCCGCGACGCTCCTCGTCAGCGACCGTCATGTTTCGATGATTGGACTCGATACAGCGAGCATCGATATCGGTCCCTCACAGGATTTCATGGTTCACCGCATTGTCAGCGCTGCCAATGTCCCCGGGCTCGAGAATCTCGCAAATCTCGACCAGCTGCCGGCGACAGGCGCGGTCGTCATGGCCATGCCAATGAAGATCGCACAAGGTTCTGGCGCGCCGGCGCGGGTCATCGCCTTTGCGCCTCGCTAG
- a CDS encoding response regulator transcription factor, protein MARQIRGDYFGETLPADSTVEVLLPTIVIIETRAFIRDCLALCLREKLGHPVLTFPDIDNWEQARQTVPVGAILLGNIDAKESFVLSDLFTDDLEVPVIVFSNKTSPNNVANILRSGAKGYIPSDTPLEIVARAIKLVLVGGVFIPADAALEMWESNSPELARAQRGPNFTARENEVVKALLKGMSNKVIAHELGLSASSVKVHVSNVMRKLNVHTRTEAVLKLAEIMS, encoded by the coding sequence GTGGCCAGACAAATTCGAGGTGATTACTTCGGCGAAACCCTTCCCGCCGATTCGACCGTCGAGGTCCTCCTTCCGACCATCGTCATAATCGAAACGAGGGCCTTCATTCGCGATTGTTTGGCCTTGTGCCTGCGTGAAAAGCTGGGGCATCCCGTGCTGACGTTTCCAGATATCGATAACTGGGAGCAGGCCCGACAGACAGTTCCGGTCGGCGCCATATTGCTTGGCAATATTGATGCGAAAGAATCATTCGTATTGTCCGACCTGTTCACCGATGACCTCGAGGTCCCGGTCATCGTCTTTTCAAACAAGACGAGCCCGAACAATGTCGCCAATATTCTTCGCAGCGGAGCGAAAGGCTATATTCCGAGCGATACGCCGCTAGAAATTGTGGCGCGAGCGATCAAGCTTGTCCTTGTGGGTGGCGTTTTCATACCAGCCGATGCAGCCTTGGAGATGTGGGAGAGTAATTCGCCGGAATTGGCGCGAGCTCAGCGCGGGCCGAATTTCACCGCACGTGAGAATGAGGTGGTAAAAGCGCTGTTAAAAGGAATGTCCAATAAGGTTATAGCCCATGAGCTCGGCTTGAGCGCGAGCAGCGTGAAGGTGCATGTCAGCAATGTAATGAGGAAGCTCAACGTGCACACCCGCACCGAGGCAGTCCTGAAGCTCGCCGAAATCATGTCGTAA
- a CDS encoding bestrophin-like domain — MERRVAILMFPPALARGVCYHFSADSPCNDGPLPRSQRFTLSVLSKNSDIAGFKFATIGVIYAVILAFAIVSVWEKFNEAELRVLEESGAAHSFSSCEWGRGRRRRDTRRVTAISLQRRR; from the coding sequence ATGGAGAGGCGCGTTGCTATCCTTATGTTCCCTCCCGCTCTGGCTCGGGGCGTTTGTTACCATTTTAGCGCCGACAGCCCTTGCAATGATGGGCCCCTTCCTCGTTCGCAGCGCTTCACGCTCTCCGTCCTGTCGAAGAACAGCGATATTGCCGGCTTCAAATTTGCGACCATCGGAGTGATTTACGCGGTGATCCTTGCCTTTGCGATTGTGTCAGTCTGGGAGAAATTCAACGAGGCGGAATTGCGTGTGTTAGAGGAATCAGGAGCGGCACACTCGTTTTCGTCTTGCGAGTGGGGGAGAGGCAGACGCCGTCGCGACACGCGCCGCGTTACAGCAATATCTCTCCAGCGTCGTAGATGA
- a CDS encoding outer membrane protein produces MRKTLLSATVFALTAASALAADLPSRKAPPVLPPPPPPPPTWTGFYVGLNAGGTWANSNNQTIAVSPLGAGPFWALPSAFIFDQGNYLAAFSTAASAGGFNSGNNGGFIGGGQIGYNWQFYNNFVVGMEADFQGVAASSASRSVVTNVAVPGLLGPLVGDSFSGLTSVRGSLNYLGTVRGRIGWAVIPTLLVYGTGGFAYGGVTLNTLTAVSSTGPTPLSPANLFTGPGVGGVNISTVATGWTAGGGLEWMFLPNWSAKVEYLYYDLGSVSDDFTMSSVNPASLLPDPAIFGGQVRARLNGNVVRAGVNYHFNWGAPAPIVAKY; encoded by the coding sequence ATGAGAAAGACGCTTCTCTCCGCCACGGTTTTCGCGCTGACAGCCGCATCTGCGCTTGCCGCCGACCTGCCCTCCCGAAAGGCCCCGCCGGTTCTTCCGCCGCCCCCGCCGCCGCCCCCGACATGGACCGGCTTTTACGTCGGCCTTAACGCCGGCGGCACGTGGGCCAACAGCAACAATCAGACCATTGCTGTTTCCCCTCTTGGCGCCGGTCCGTTCTGGGCGCTGCCTTCCGCTTTCATTTTTGATCAGGGCAACTACCTCGCCGCTTTCAGCACGGCCGCGTCCGCCGGAGGCTTCAACTCCGGTAACAACGGCGGCTTCATCGGCGGCGGTCAGATTGGCTACAACTGGCAGTTTTACAATAACTTCGTTGTTGGCATGGAAGCCGACTTCCAGGGTGTGGCTGCGAGCAGCGCCTCCCGGAGCGTCGTCACCAACGTCGCCGTTCCTGGCCTGCTTGGCCCCCTTGTTGGCGATTCCTTCTCCGGCCTCACCAGCGTGCGCGGGAGCCTCAATTACCTCGGAACCGTGCGTGGCCGCATTGGCTGGGCCGTTATTCCCACGCTGCTCGTCTACGGCACTGGCGGCTTCGCCTATGGCGGGGTGACGCTGAACACACTCACGGCCGTGTCATCGACTGGCCCCACTCCCCTCAGCCCGGCTAACCTCTTCACAGGGCCTGGCGTGGGCGGCGTAAACATCTCGACGGTTGCGACCGGCTGGACGGCCGGCGGCGGGCTTGAGTGGATGTTCTTGCCGAACTGGTCAGCCAAGGTCGAGTATCTGTATTATGACCTTGGCTCCGTTTCGGACGACTTCACGATGAGCTCCGTCAACCCTGCTTCGCTCCTTCCGGACCCCGCCATCTTCGGCGGTCAGGTGCGAGCCCGTCTCAATGGCAATGTCGTCCGGGCCGGAGTGAATTATCACTTCAACTGGGGCGCCCCTGCGCCGATCGTCGCCAAATACTGA
- a CDS encoding DUF4838 domain-containing protein — protein sequence MPIGRIIALLFITALAITGGPTHEALGATAGLRGSQPLNIVDGGKSATAIIASPKAGRFESQAVNDLQKYIALMTGVALPIVNTPESIEKALASARPLLIVGQAAVENNASFKAKLAAVVKSDPHIRADGIGMLRDGNKIFLAGANDESHYFAVAELLRAWGVRWFMPGQFGECVPQETRLVVDNLKVFYAPPFELRSFWVSWLGESSGVTDFQLRNMMVDNNANVPPAGHALGQYTAGLGKSVFEIPLTDSNTADHVAKATEKLYAAGKDFSLSMEDGLYTATAASDAELNKLQWDKYSLRPSVSDAMLALLNGVARRLRESHPESRSKIGFLAYSNMFLPPVRTIMLEPALYGMLAPIDIDPIHSVQDPRSPPKQEYLGILKKWADITHGRLTIYDYDQSMLVWRDLPNPSHQAFEEDVKAYRDAGVLGIATESRMALATTFTNLYLRARLMWNPDADVHELLEDFYARFFGPAREPMRAYWSEIFDAWEKTIVTEHEYFVAPAIYTPELVERLGPFLQEAEKAVQKQPLSKNGELYVERLRFVRLGYETMRKYAEMVKAAASDLDFQKAVAAGQEGLRARDALTEMNKAFTASRLESGTAFWSGEVQHYQELLSWTNGEKGRLLAPLPLEWSFHRDPDRTGKDRGFLSDPVDLSYWRAHRQDYDLEKLKDYPPTEWEMIRTDLYVQAQGIRHPDQQSFTGDIWYRTQIRLSARQAVANPHILFPGLFNACELFINGAEVAKRQQVEPWWVNDYRFEWDVPLINELNAGDNTIALRCHNTHHMGGMFRRPFLYTPVNSGGG from the coding sequence ATGCCGATTGGGCGGATCATTGCGCTTCTATTCATCACCGCTCTTGCGATCACAGGCGGTCCGACGCATGAGGCGCTTGGGGCGACGGCTGGATTGCGCGGCTCTCAGCCGCTGAATATCGTCGATGGCGGGAAGAGCGCCACCGCGATCATCGCCTCGCCAAAAGCCGGGCGCTTCGAATCCCAGGCCGTTAACGATTTGCAGAAATACATCGCGCTGATGACGGGCGTCGCCTTGCCGATCGTCAATACGCCCGAGTCGATCGAGAAGGCTCTTGCGAGCGCACGTCCATTACTGATCGTTGGACAGGCAGCCGTGGAAAACAACGCATCTTTCAAGGCGAAGCTCGCGGCCGTCGTCAAATCCGATCCTCATATCAGGGCGGATGGGATCGGAATGCTAAGGGATGGCAATAAAATATTTCTCGCCGGCGCCAATGATGAAAGCCATTACTTCGCTGTCGCCGAGCTCCTGCGCGCCTGGGGGGTCCGGTGGTTCATGCCCGGACAGTTTGGGGAATGCGTGCCGCAGGAAACAAGGCTCGTAGTCGACAATCTGAAAGTCTTCTACGCGCCTCCCTTCGAGTTGCGTTCCTTCTGGGTGTCGTGGTTGGGAGAATCCAGCGGAGTAACGGACTTCCAGCTTCGCAATATGATGGTGGACAACAACGCAAACGTGCCGCCTGCGGGCCACGCTCTCGGCCAGTACACAGCAGGACTTGGAAAGAGCGTCTTCGAGATTCCCCTGACTGATTCCAATACAGCCGACCATGTCGCAAAGGCGACCGAGAAGCTGTACGCGGCTGGCAAAGACTTCTCCCTCAGCATGGAGGACGGGCTGTATACCGCTACGGCCGCGAGCGACGCCGAACTCAACAAGCTGCAATGGGACAAGTATTCTCTTCGGCCTTCCGTCAGCGACGCCATGCTCGCGCTTCTCAATGGCGTCGCCCGGCGCCTCCGTGAGAGCCATCCCGAAAGCCGATCAAAGATCGGATTTCTCGCTTATTCGAATATGTTCCTGCCTCCAGTACGCACTATCATGCTGGAGCCGGCGCTATATGGAATGCTGGCGCCGATCGACATCGATCCGATCCATTCCGTACAAGACCCACGCTCTCCTCCAAAGCAGGAATATCTCGGCATACTTAAAAAATGGGCCGATATAACGCATGGTCGTCTGACAATTTATGATTATGACCAATCGATGCTCGTCTGGCGGGATCTTCCAAACCCAAGCCATCAGGCGTTTGAGGAGGATGTAAAGGCGTATCGCGACGCGGGCGTGCTCGGAATAGCAACGGAAAGCCGGATGGCTCTCGCGACCACGTTCACCAATCTTTACTTGCGTGCGCGGCTGATGTGGAATCCGGACGCCGACGTTCACGAATTGCTTGAAGATTTCTACGCGCGATTTTTCGGGCCGGCGCGGGAGCCGATGCGGGCTTACTGGTCCGAGATTTTCGACGCCTGGGAAAAAACCATCGTCACCGAACACGAGTATTTTGTTGCTCCCGCGATCTACACGCCGGAGCTTGTAGAGCGCCTTGGCCCCTTTCTTCAAGAAGCGGAGAAAGCGGTCCAGAAACAGCCCCTCTCCAAAAACGGAGAGCTTTATGTAGAGCGGCTGCGTTTCGTTCGTCTTGGATACGAGACAATGAGGAAATATGCGGAGATGGTGAAAGCCGCCGCGAGCGATTTAGACTTCCAGAAGGCCGTTGCTGCAGGTCAGGAGGGGCTTCGGGCGCGGGATGCGCTCACGGAAATGAACAAGGCGTTCACTGCCTCCCGGCTCGAATCGGGAACTGCATTTTGGAGCGGTGAGGTCCAGCATTATCAGGAATTGCTTTCCTGGACGAATGGCGAAAAAGGGCGCCTTCTTGCGCCGTTACCTTTGGAGTGGAGCTTCCACCGGGACCCAGATCGAACAGGCAAGGACCGCGGGTTTCTGAGCGACCCTGTCGATCTGTCATATTGGCGCGCGCATCGTCAGGACTATGACCTGGAAAAGTTGAAAGATTACCCTCCGACCGAGTGGGAGATGATCCGAACCGACCTTTATGTGCAGGCGCAAGGGATACGGCATCCTGACCAACAGAGCTTCACGGGCGACATCTGGTACCGTACTCAGATTCGTCTTTCTGCACGGCAGGCCGTCGCCAATCCGCATATCCTTTTTCCCGGCCTGTTCAACGCATGTGAGCTTTTCATCAATGGCGCAGAGGTTGCGAAACGTCAGCAGGTCGAGCCATGGTGGGTGAACGATTACCGCTTCGAGTGGGACGTGCCGCTCATTAACGAACTGAACGCAGGCGACAATACGATCGCGCTACGTTGCCACAATACGCATCACATGGGCGGCATGTTTCGCCGGCCGTTTCTTTACACGCCCGTGAATAGCGGCGGAGGTTGA
- a CDS encoding DUF3011 domain-containing protein has protein sequence MRNIKAAMLAAAITSAANAGEISCNSISGELNRCALPDANKMKVKLKLDREGACQKGDTWGVDSEGVWVDMGCRAVFTYKDPHARPWWRSLLAKPGR, from the coding sequence ATGAGAAACATCAAGGCCGCGATGCTCGCGGCGGCAATAACGTCTGCGGCGAACGCAGGCGAGATTTCGTGCAACTCGATCAGTGGCGAACTCAACCGCTGCGCTCTGCCGGACGCCAACAAAATGAAGGTGAAACTCAAGCTAGACCGTGAAGGCGCCTGCCAAAAGGGCGATACCTGGGGCGTCGACAGCGAGGGGGTTTGGGTCGACATGGGGTGCCGGGCGGTTTTTACCTACAAGGACCCCCATGCCCGCCCTTGGTGGCGGAGCTTGCTGGCGAAGCCGGGTCGATGA
- a CDS encoding NepR family anti-sigma factor: MNLLEFGKPRGPNDLVAPQVTKGPGSIKSYDSLAGSALLRRAGKAAGAKAPLRGDQASNLIASRRKEAPLDQLGRELSNYYEFLLSQPIPERLVALVEALDARPGR; encoded by the coding sequence ATGAATCTCCTGGAATTTGGCAAACCGCGTGGCCCGAATGATCTCGTCGCTCCCCAAGTCACGAAGGGGCCGGGATCCATCAAATCCTATGATAGCCTGGCTGGTTCTGCGTTGCTTCGGCGGGCAGGCAAAGCCGCTGGGGCGAAAGCGCCCCTGCGCGGCGATCAGGCGTCGAATCTCATCGCATCGCGCCGAAAGGAAGCACCGCTCGACCAGCTTGGGCGCGAGCTTTCCAATTACTATGAGTTCTTGCTGAGCCAGCCGATTCCCGAGCGTCTTGTTGCGCTTGTTGAAGCATTGGACGCTCGTCCGGGCCGCTAA
- a CDS encoding outer membrane beta-barrel protein, with product MAAVVAGTTQFAARAEAQAFNPTVLAPAAKLPPAREVRTTVARDRRALQAPAGAENKFVTVRSVSINGAFPELAEKNAAFAQKLEGKRLSVAEIYQAAFELQAAYTKAFPLSTLSAPRPEFDGGVVHLVVTDGVIEDIEINGASESTAQLVRARLEPLVGHRHLTGAEYERRTILVGMIAGVSGVATAKPGANDEGYVLAIAVSENRVTGASVVTNRLPKDFGPWEFAQALAVNNALGMGEQFSGAVSSSPDVDRYFDGTAKSQAYSFDVAVPVGIDGLAVGGGYLAARSRATPLFSPLPADLLNAGERSTGMFDRANVKLGYPIILRTDLTLRTQISLEHINNRNRYEPLPLGLAFTSLGLLPVNDVSRDRYTVTRLGAEGSYRLPWLENATASGLILYGLGLGGRVGSLDYAFGPPLSRLYASPVFNRLNLKGRLDIGLPEQFFFSAIGRMQTSFGKPLMLPENFIMDGAEAVSGFASGTLNVDRGVTARAELTRPVTLQFLGFNHIVAPYIFGAWGSGVVENRPPGLFRNLWAETFGGGIRTDTNFTDTPYGESLAIEFGRDFSNIPFRETGYRTNVSYAMRFAGNPLNPDATPTSRTGVFKSGPPDDAPAPAFWQGFYAGLNAGYTWDPRPAIATSAWPASTAIDDVLMVTGATPFPAYWEASARGVNGQSLSAGGGFFGGGQLGYNLQLNRFVLGLETDMQGANTRTRHVLQSYNPAGILGSYFVDYAGTSIYHTKSVDWLGTTRGRAGYLVTPTFLAYATGGVAYGGARASSVALQGWGGPILGSILQAPGGSGQYSGTRAGWTLGAGLEWMFAPNASLKAEYLHYDLGSTNYGISPLATVVQPDNLSNVLGVNAYTQFRGDIGRMGLNYHFGAKPAEAASTPPATFTSGFYAGLNVGYGWDASPAVSSSAAPMANTLDQAFASNLGSIAALTATGSVKANANGALGGGQAGYNYVLDRYVAGVELDMQGASQQGQGGFTAAAPFTSGGTSLGATGTSVAIEKTLDWFGTARARAGYLVTPSILAFASGGFAYGGMTLQNRIAHTTDVLPFFGALYQSTSSVGHASTARIGWTLGGGFEWKFAPEMSLKAEYLYYDLGRAGATGSIVDSTSTGAGAFLNIAGVTSSTRFNGQIARVGFNYHFDPTAALQLIVK from the coding sequence TTGGCCGCCGTCGTCGCCGGCACGACTCAGTTCGCGGCCAGGGCGGAGGCGCAGGCTTTCAACCCGACCGTCCTTGCTCCTGCGGCAAAGCTCCCGCCAGCGCGCGAGGTGAGAACAACCGTCGCGCGCGACCGTCGGGCGCTTCAGGCGCCGGCCGGGGCCGAGAATAAATTCGTGACCGTCCGAAGCGTCTCGATCAACGGCGCCTTTCCCGAACTCGCTGAGAAAAACGCTGCATTCGCGCAGAAATTAGAGGGCAAGCGGCTCAGCGTCGCCGAGATATACCAGGCCGCGTTCGAGCTTCAGGCTGCCTATACGAAAGCGTTTCCTCTCTCCACGCTTTCGGCTCCCAGGCCCGAATTCGACGGTGGAGTCGTTCATCTCGTCGTGACTGACGGCGTCATCGAGGATATCGAGATCAACGGCGCTTCGGAGAGCACCGCACAGCTCGTGCGTGCGCGCCTCGAGCCGCTTGTTGGTCATCGTCATTTGACGGGCGCCGAATACGAGCGGCGGACCATATTGGTCGGCATGATCGCGGGCGTGAGCGGCGTGGCGACCGCGAAACCCGGTGCGAATGACGAAGGCTACGTTCTCGCCATTGCCGTCAGCGAAAACCGAGTCACCGGGGCTTCGGTTGTCACAAATCGTCTGCCAAAGGATTTCGGGCCGTGGGAATTCGCGCAGGCGCTCGCGGTCAATAATGCTTTAGGTATGGGCGAGCAGTTTTCGGGCGCCGTTTCATCGAGCCCTGATGTGGATCGTTATTTCGACGGGACTGCCAAGAGTCAGGCCTATAGTTTCGATGTCGCGGTTCCGGTCGGCATCGATGGTCTTGCGGTCGGCGGCGGTTATCTCGCCGCGCGTTCTCGCGCCACGCCGCTGTTTTCGCCGCTCCCTGCAGATCTGCTGAATGCGGGCGAACGATCGACCGGCATGTTCGATCGGGCCAATGTGAAGCTCGGTTATCCGATTATTCTGCGCACCGACTTGACTCTCCGCACGCAGATATCGTTGGAGCACATCAACAATCGCAACCGTTACGAGCCCCTGCCGCTTGGTCTGGCCTTCACAAGCCTCGGCCTTCTGCCCGTCAACGACGTCAGCCGCGATCGTTATACCGTCACGAGACTGGGCGCCGAGGGCAGCTATCGGCTTCCCTGGCTGGAAAACGCAACGGCCAGCGGCCTCATCCTGTACGGTCTGGGGCTCGGCGGTCGCGTGGGCAGTCTGGACTACGCATTCGGTCCGCCGCTTTCACGCTTGTACGCCAGTCCTGTATTCAATCGACTCAATCTGAAGGGTCGATTGGATATTGGCTTACCCGAACAGTTCTTCTTCTCTGCGATCGGCCGCATGCAGACGAGCTTTGGCAAGCCGCTGATGCTTCCCGAGAACTTCATTATGGACGGCGCGGAGGCCGTGTCGGGGTTTGCATCCGGCACGCTCAACGTGGATCGCGGCGTGACGGCGCGCGCCGAGCTGACCCGCCCTGTGACTCTCCAATTCCTGGGATTCAATCACATTGTCGCCCCCTACATCTTCGGCGCCTGGGGTAGCGGCGTCGTCGAGAATCGCCCGCCGGGACTGTTCCGCAACCTTTGGGCTGAGACCTTCGGCGGCGGCATCAGAACGGACACGAATTTCACGGACACCCCTTATGGCGAGTCTCTGGCCATCGAATTTGGACGAGACTTTTCGAATATTCCGTTCCGTGAGACTGGCTATCGCACCAATGTGAGCTACGCCATGCGGTTCGCGGGCAATCCGCTGAACCCGGACGCGACTCCGACCTCCAGAACCGGCGTATTCAAGAGCGGCCCGCCAGACGATGCGCCAGCGCCTGCTTTCTGGCAGGGTTTCTATGCCGGCCTGAACGCGGGTTACACTTGGGATCCCCGTCCGGCGATTGCGACGTCCGCCTGGCCCGCCTCCACAGCGATCGACGATGTGCTGATGGTCACCGGGGCAACTCCCTTCCCCGCTTACTGGGAAGCGTCTGCGCGTGGCGTAAATGGTCAATCGCTCTCCGCTGGCGGCGGTTTCTTCGGTGGCGGGCAACTGGGGTACAATCTCCAGCTCAACAGATTCGTGCTGGGCCTCGAGACGGACATGCAGGGGGCCAATACGCGCACCAGGCATGTGCTCCAAAGCTACAATCCGGCTGGCATTCTCGGCAGTTATTTCGTCGATTACGCTGGGACGTCGATCTACCACACGAAGTCGGTCGATTGGCTCGGCACGACGAGGGGGCGCGCAGGTTATCTCGTCACGCCGACGTTCCTTGCCTATGCGACTGGCGGCGTGGCCTACGGCGGCGCACGAGCCAGCAGCGTCGCATTGCAGGGTTGGGGCGGGCCGATTCTGGGGTCGATTCTCCAGGCTCCGGGCGGGTCGGGGCAATATTCTGGCACGAGAGCCGGATGGACGCTCGGTGCAGGCCTCGAATGGATGTTCGCCCCGAACGCCAGCTTGAAAGCCGAGTATTTGCACTATGACCTCGGCAGCACGAACTACGGAATTTCGCCTCTGGCGACGGTCGTTCAGCCCGACAATCTCAGCAACGTCCTCGGCGTAAACGCCTACACACAGTTCAGGGGCGACATCGGCCGGATGGGTCTGAACTACCATTTCGGCGCGAAGCCTGCGGAGGCGGCGTCGACGCCGCCCGCGACCTTCACCTCTGGCTTTTACGCAGGCTTGAATGTGGGCTACGGATGGGACGCGTCTCCTGCCGTTTCCTCCAGCGCGGCGCCGATGGCAAACACGCTCGACCAGGCTTTTGCGTCCAACCTTGGTTCGATTGCGGCGCTGACGGCGACAGGCAGCGTCAAGGCGAATGCGAATGGGGCCTTGGGCGGCGGCCAGGCTGGCTACAACTACGTCCTGGATCGTTATGTCGCGGGCGTCGAGCTCGACATGCAGGGCGCCAGCCAGCAGGGTCAGGGAGGCTTCACCGCTGCGGCTCCCTTCACAAGTGGGGGGACGTCTCTTGGAGCGACCGGGACGTCGGTTGCAATCGAAAAGACGCTCGATTGGTTCGGCACGGCGCGCGCTCGCGCGGGGTATCTCGTGACGCCATCGATCCTCGCCTTTGCGAGTGGCGGCTTCGCATATGGTGGAATGACGCTACAGAATCGGATCGCCCATACCACGGACGTGCTTCCCTTCTTTGGCGCCCTCTATCAATCCACTAGCTCTGTGGGCCACGCCTCTACGGCGAGGATAGGCTGGACGCTCGGCGGCGGCTTTGAATGGAAATTCGCGCCCGAGATGAGTCTGAAGGCCGAATATCTCTACTATGATCTCGGACGGGCCGGCGCGACGGGATCTATCGTAGACTCCACGAGCACGGGGGCCGGCGCCTTCCTGAACATTGCGGGCGTGACCTCGAGCACCCGGTTCAACGGTCAGATCGCCCGCGTGGGATTCAACTATCACTTCGATCCCACCGCGGCGCTACAGCTGATTGTCAAGTAG
- a CDS encoding LuxR C-terminal-related transcriptional regulator — protein MTKALTRTGENGEKDLAPSSQSHMIAIIDPRTLIRECLALSLQEKLALPIATYPDITSWSAAQERFSACALVLLWMEGENAARCYDALRELSSSRHACLPVIILCDNPSMQSVVDALRHGAKGFIPTGMALEVASEAIGLVLAGGCFVPAHILDLGETDDADVSAQSVAPKDFTTRENQIVAALLKGKSNKVIAYDIGLAESSVKYHIRSVLRKLHARNRTEAVTKLSEIITISLSK, from the coding sequence ATGACAAAGGCGCTGACAAGAACCGGGGAAAATGGGGAAAAGGATCTCGCGCCTTCGTCTCAATCTCACATGATCGCCATCATCGATCCCCGGACGCTCATCCGGGAGTGTCTGGCTCTGAGCCTCCAGGAAAAACTCGCGCTGCCGATCGCGACCTATCCGGATATCACGAGCTGGAGTGCGGCCCAGGAACGTTTTTCAGCCTGCGCGTTGGTTCTCCTCTGGATGGAAGGCGAGAACGCCGCAAGATGCTACGACGCCCTCCGAGAGCTTTCTTCCAGCCGACACGCATGTCTCCCCGTCATTATCCTCTGCGACAACCCCAGCATGCAAAGCGTTGTCGATGCGCTGCGTCACGGCGCCAAGGGGTTCATCCCCACCGGGATGGCGCTGGAAGTCGCTTCCGAAGCAATCGGGCTGGTGCTCGCTGGAGGCTGCTTCGTCCCGGCGCATATCCTGGATTTGGGTGAAACAGACGATGCCGATGTCAGCGCGCAGAGTGTCGCACCGAAGGATTTCACTACTCGGGAAAACCAAATCGTGGCAGCACTGCTAAAAGGCAAATCCAATAAGGTGATCGCCTATGATATCGGCTTGGCCGAAAGCAGCGTAAAATATCACATTCGCAGCGTCTTGCGTAAGCTTCATGCGCGCAACCGCACTGAGGCGGTCACCAAGTTATCTGAAATTATTACCATCTCTCTCTCGAAATAA
- a CDS encoding LuxR C-terminal-related transcriptional regulator codes for MIAEAQEQIRLNEVGSLELTMTATTPSVVIVEARSLIRECIALSLQKKLALPVLAYPTVQSWTQDPAGSSACIVILSGIDREIEITGSDISHDAEQKPVPLVILSDNFNLDQMSHVIRNGAKGYIPSNTPLEVAAQAIRLVLSGGVFLPAQAAKEMWQSARADPTRKDAKLDFTARENEVVKALLKGKSNKVIAHELGMSASSVKVHIRNVMRKLQVRNRTEAVVKIADIIARPERQ; via the coding sequence ATGATCGCAGAGGCTCAGGAACAGATTCGCCTGAACGAGGTAGGCAGCCTTGAACTGACGATGACGGCGACTACCCCCTCCGTCGTCATCGTAGAGGCGAGATCCCTCATCCGGGAATGCATCGCGCTTAGCCTGCAGAAGAAACTGGCTCTGCCAGTTCTCGCTTATCCGACCGTGCAGAGTTGGACACAGGACCCCGCGGGCTCTTCCGCCTGCATCGTGATTCTCAGTGGAATAGACAGAGAAATCGAGATCACGGGGTCTGATATTTCGCACGACGCGGAGCAAAAACCCGTTCCGCTCGTCATCCTCTCAGACAATTTCAACCTGGACCAGATGAGCCACGTCATTCGCAATGGGGCGAAAGGATATATCCCAAGCAACACCCCTCTAGAGGTGGCGGCTCAAGCCATAAGGTTGGTTTTGTCTGGCGGCGTCTTCCTCCCAGCACAGGCCGCCAAGGAAATGTGGCAAAGCGCTCGCGCCGATCCGACCCGAAAAGACGCGAAACTGGATTTCACCGCCCGCGAAAACGAAGTGGTGAAAGCCTTGTTGAAGGGAAAATCCAACAAAGTAATCGCACATGAACTTGGCATGAGCGCAAGCAGCGTGAAGGTGCATATCCGTAACGTCATGCGCAAGCTGCAGGTTCGCAATCGCACTGAAGCGGTGGTCAAAATTGCTGACATCATCGCCCGGCCTGAGCGACAGTAA